DNA sequence from the Salifodinibacter halophilus genome:
GTACTGCAGGACAACCGCGCTGATCATCTTTCTGCCGAAGATGTCTACCGTCGACTACTCGACCATAACGAGGACATCGGCCTAGCCACGATCTACCGTGTATTGTCGCAGTTCGAGGAAGCCGGACTGGTGACGCGTCACCATTTCGAGGACGGTCACGCTCTGTTCGAGCTCGACCAGGGCCCGCACGATCATCTGATCTGCGTGAAGTGTGGACGCATCGAAGAATTCTTCGACGATGAGATCCAAAAGCGCCAAAAGAATGTCGCTGAACAATCCGGCTTCGATTTATCCAAGCACACACTGGTGCTCTACGGCGATTGTCAGACCACCAACTGCCAAAATAAGAGCGCCGACAACGAATAAGCACGACTTCGACGGCGCCAATCATCGCAGCCGACTAGCCTCGGTACTGCGGGCGCCTAATGGATAGGTTCGTGCCAATCAACAACCAACCGAGCAATCTATGATCCGACCCCACGGCAACAGTGAACTCTCCCCGCTTCTCGTCGAAGATGACAGCGCGCGCGACCAACTCGCCCGGGAAGCCGCTGAATTGCCGGCTTTAACGCTGACATCCGCCGCCGCGGCCAACACTGTCATGCTGGGGGCCGGTTACTTTACGCCCCTGCCCGGCTTCATGGACAAGGCCGAGGCACAATCGGTAGCGCGCGACATGCGCACACACAACGGCCTGTTCTGGCCGATACCGATCGTCAACATCGCCACCGACATCGAAGCCATCCGCGGCGCCAAACGCATCGCGCTGAAAGACCCGAACGTCGACGGCCAGCCACCGCTGGCCGTTCAAGATGTCGACGGCATCGACGAGCTATCGGACGCCGACATGGAGACCATGGTCGAGCAGGTCTTCGGCACCACCGACGATGAACACCCGGGTGTTGCAACGTTCAAGGCCCAGGGCCGATTTATTGTGCACGGGCCGATTCAGGTACTGAATTACAGCTATTTCGAGCAGGAATTCCCCGACACATTCCACAGCGCACCGGCAATCCGGGCCGAGTTTGCCGAACGCGGCTGGGACAAAGTGGTCGCTTTCCAGACGCGCAACCCGATGCACCGCGCACACGAAGAACTCTGCAAGATGGCGCTGGAGGCCACCGGCGCGGACGGGGTGCTCGTGCACATGCTGCTCGGCCAGCTCAAGCCTGGCGACGTCCCGGCCCGTGTCCGCGACGCCGCAATCCGGCGCATGGTTGATCTTTATTTCCCGCCGAACACGGTGATGATCGCAGGCTACGGTTTCGACATGCTCTACGCCGGTCCGCGTGAAGCTGCGTTACACGCCGTGTTCCGTCAGAACGCCGGCTGCAGCCACTTCATCGTGGGACGTGATCACGCCGGCGTGGGCGATACTTACGGCGCATTCGAAGCGCAGGAGTTCCTGATCAACGAAGTGCCATCCGACGCGCTGGACATACAGATATACGCGGCTGACCACACAGCCTATTCGAAGAAGCTCGGCAAAGTCGTGATGATGCGCGACGCGCCCGATCACTCGATGGATGACTTCGTGATCCTATCCGGCACCAAAGTGCGGGAGATGCTGGGTCGCGGCGAAGCACCGCCGCAGGAATTCTCACGGCCGGAAGTCGCCGAAATCCTCATGGATTATTTCCAGAACCAATCTCAGGCCTGACGCACCCGGCGCCGGCGCGCATCGACTCGCCGGCGCCTGCTGGAGTCCCGCTTTACTCGGCGGCGGTAACGCCGCACTGGTGACCATCGCGACACGCCCGGGCCGTTATCCTGTCTTCGGGCTGGAGCGTGGTGTGGGTGATTGAAAATCGCTTAGCGAGCAGTCGTTCCAGTCGCGGCCGGATCGTTTCCCAATCCGACAGGCGAGAAACCTCGATGTGAGCCACGATTGCACGCGTTGTCGAGGACAGATTCCAGATATGCAGATCGTGTATCGAGCGCACGCCGTCCACGCTGGTTAGCGCACTACCCACACTGTTGGCATCCAGATCGCGCGGCACCCCTTCCATCAAAACACGGACCACGTCGCGTAACAGCCGCAACGCGGAGATAAGAATAAGCACGCACACAACCAGCGACAGTAACGGGTCAATAGGCATCCAGCCGGTGGCCAGAATAACCCCGCCGGCCACGACCGCCGCGACCGACCCCAAAAGGTCACCGAACACGTGGAGCAACGCGCCACGGACATTCATGGTGCGCTCACCGCGCATCAAGATGGCGCCCACGCCGAGGTTGACACAAAAACCGAGTGCGCCAATGGCCAGCACAACCGGCCCATCAACGGGCGCAGGATCCAGGAACCGGGCCACAGCGGATACAGCGATCGCTACGACGATCGCCAGCATGAAAAGCGTATTGAGTGCTGCTCCCAGCACTTCCGAGCGCAAAAGCCCGAACGAATGCGTCGACGATGCGGGACGTTGCGCCAACCAGGCGGCGAACGCGCCGACGCCCAGCGACGACGTGTCGGTAATCATATGACCCGCATCGGACCATAGCGCCAACGAGCCACTAAACCAACCTGCGATCAATTCAACGACGGCAAACGCCAACGTAAAACAAAGCGAAATGAGCAGCACCCGCCCACTGCCATGGTGGTGCGAACCGCCCAAACCATGATCATGGTCGTGCTCGTTGTGGTGGTGCTGGTGGTCGTGATTGGTCATATTCATCGTCGCGTAAATCTGCCAGATATCGGAGCTCGAGACGGCTTAGTCGACGTCCTCTTCGCTGTGAGAGGCCATGTCTTTCAATACGCGTTGCACGTGGTCGTCGGATGCAACGTAGAACATCTGTTTACCGTGGCGTTCGGCCCGTAATAGACGCGCTGAGCGCAACAAACGCAGATGCTGGCTGGCCAGCGACATCGAAATCTCAAGCTCGTCGGCCAGAGATTGGACGCTGCGCGGTGTTTCTAGACAGGCATAGACCAACAACAGCCGGTTCCGCTCACCAAGCAGGCGGAACATCTCCGCAAGTTGTTCGGTGCGATCGGAATCGACGATAGCCGAGAGCATTAGCGTCTCTTATTCAATTATTGAACAATTATTTTAATGTTTTATCGTGCGCAGTGTAAACAGCGTTAGTCCCACACTAATTCACGGTAGCGCGCGACCTCATCAGCAAAAAATGGGAATTTAATAACGTCGAAATACGGTGAAAAGTCGAAATCGCGCGGTGTAATCAGCTTCGAGTCGCGAGCGTGGAACACCGGCTGGCCGCCCGGACCGCGATGCATCGTCGATAAAACCGGATACCGGACGCTGGCAAACGCGTCGGCGATCAACGTCGAGCAAATAGTCGCGCTCAAATCCCTTTGCCCCATTTCAAACAAAGTCGAACGCCAACGCCGTGGTAGCACGCGGTATGGCACCAGGAAACGCAACAGATCGAGGGCATGCCGCAGATCGTAGGGAGCGCCAATGTGCGCCAACGCATAATTGACCACATGCCGTGCATCACCGGCATTCAGACGGCTCGCCCGACACAGCCGCATATGCTCGCCCGCATAATGCGCGAGAGGCACCAGCCGAACGCCTTCGCCACCTTTGGCTTCAATTAACAACACCGACGTCGGATCATTGCCGCAAGCATGGCGCACATCGTCATCGACAAGTGCTTCCGGCAACTCACCGAAGCGTCCAACGTAGAGTAAGGAATGACTCCAACCGCTTAACGTAACGGTCTGGACAACCCCGGCAGCACGGGTCCGGCCTTCCACTAAAACCACGTCCGCAAGCCGTAAATTCTCAAGCAGACGATCGTAATCCGTACTCGGCATGCCACGAGCTCTAACCTCAACTCCCAACCAACGAGCAAATGCCTGATTGAGAAGCGCGATCAATGTTCGGAGCCTGTCTCGACGCCCCATAGGGTCTCCCTTAAGACAAAACGGCCCAGGCCAGAATATGCGGCGACAACAACTGGTTATTGCAATGAGATTGAATTACAAGGCATTCTTGCCGGTACAAGATTCGAATACGCTAGAATAGCGTTGTAACAAAATGCGCTGTCTATAGGGAAATTTGACGTCAGCGCGACTTCTCAGGGAAACGAGTGGCCCGCCCTCGCCGGATCGAACGCTCCAACTTACTGCTTGCCATCCTCGCGGTTGGCGTGGGAATCACGGCTGGCTATGGCGCTGGCATTTTTCGAAAACTGATCGCCCTCGTCCACAACCTGGCGTTCGCTGGCGAGTTGTCGCCATTTTACGATTCCAACGCGCACACCCTCCCGAGTATCTGGGGCGTCGGCATCATTGCAGCGCCAATACTGGGCTCGCTCGTCGTTACCTTCCTTATCAAGCACGTCGCGCCGGAAATCAAGGGGCCCGGCGTGTCAGACGCCATGGACGCCATTTACTATCGCGGCGGGGTTATCCGATGGCAGGTCGGCCTCGCCCGCACGTTCGCCTCGTCGATACAAATTGGCACAGGCGGCTCAGTCGGCCGCGAAGGGCCAATCATGCAGATTGGCTCGGCGATCGGGTCCGGCATCGGTCAGCTCACCCGGATACGCGAATGGCAGCGCGATACGCTGATTGCGGCCGGTGCTTCAGCCGCAATCGCAGCCACCTTCAACACGCCGCTGGGCGGTCTCTTATTCGCGATTGAGATCATCCTGCCGGAAACCAGCAGCCGGACGCTCATCCCAGTCGCGCTTGCCACTGGTTCCGGCACCTTCATAGGCCGATTA
Encoded proteins:
- a CDS encoding metalloregulator ArsR/SmtB family transcription factor; this encodes MLSAIVDSDRTEQLAEMFRLLGERNRLLLVYACLETPRSVQSLADELEISMSLASQHLRLLRSARLLRAERHGKQMFYVASDDHVQRVLKDMASHSEEDVD
- the sat gene encoding sulfate adenylyltransferase, with the protein product MIRPHGNSELSPLLVEDDSARDQLAREAAELPALTLTSAAAANTVMLGAGYFTPLPGFMDKAEAQSVARDMRTHNGLFWPIPIVNIATDIEAIRGAKRIALKDPNVDGQPPLAVQDVDGIDELSDADMETMVEQVFGTTDDEHPGVATFKAQGRFIVHGPIQVLNYSYFEQEFPDTFHSAPAIRAEFAERGWDKVVAFQTRNPMHRAHEELCKMALEATGADGVLVHMLLGQLKPGDVPARVRDAAIRRMVDLYFPPNTVMIAGYGFDMLYAGPREAALHAVFRQNAGCSHFIVGRDHAGVGDTYGAFEAQEFLINEVPSDALDIQIYAADHTAYSKKLGKVVMMRDAPDHSMDDFVILSGTKVREMLGRGEAPPQEFSRPEVAEILMDYFQNQSQA
- a CDS encoding cation transporter, coding for MNMTNHDHQHHHNEHDHDHGLGGSHHHGSGRVLLISLCFTLAFAVVELIAGWFSGSLALWSDAGHMITDTSSLGVGAFAAWLAQRPASSTHSFGLLRSEVLGAALNTLFMLAIVVAIAVSAVARFLDPAPVDGPVVLAIGALGFCVNLGVGAILMRGERTMNVRGALLHVFGDLLGSVAAVVAGGVILATGWMPIDPLLSLVVCVLILISALRLLRDVVRVLMEGVPRDLDANSVGSALTSVDGVRSIHDLHIWNLSSTTRAIVAHIEVSRLSDWETIRPRLERLLAKRFSITHTTLQPEDRITARACRDGHQCGVTAAE
- the fur gene encoding ferric iron uptake transcriptional regulator; translation: MQSNELRKVGLKATLPRLKILEVLQDNRADHLSAEDVYRRLLDHNEDIGLATIYRVLSQFEEAGLVTRHHFEDGHALFELDQGPHDHLICVKCGRIEEFFDDEIQKRQKNVAEQSGFDLSKHTLVLYGDCQTTNCQNKSADNE